In the Chlorobium limicola DSM 245 genome, one interval contains:
- the trpB gene encoding tryptophan synthase subunit beta, with protein MSSSAYSAPDAKGHFGVFGGKFIPETLIKNASDLESEYRKANNDPSFHATLENLLRDYVGRPTPLYHAERLSRAVQGAAIYLKREDLCHTGAHKINNALGQALLARRMGKKRIIAETGAGQHGVATATVCALFDLDCIVYMGEEDIRRQAPNVARMKLLGAEVRPVTSGSRTLKDATSEAIRDWMNNPEETFYIIGSVVGMHPYPMIVRDFQAVIGKETRKQILEQAGRLPDVITACVGGGSNAIGMFHEFLDDVPAIELVGVEAAGEGLEGLHAASLTLGTPGVLHGAMTKLLQTDDGQILEAHSISAGLDYPGVGPEHCHLQETGLVSYTSATDHEALLALKTLAETEGIICALESAHAVHYAIKKAATMSPESILVANLSGRGDKDMKTIMDSLNL; from the coding sequence ATGTCCTCTTCTGCGTATTCTGCTCCCGATGCCAAGGGACACTTCGGAGTTTTCGGCGGGAAATTCATCCCCGAAACCCTGATAAAAAACGCTTCAGATCTTGAATCGGAATATCGGAAAGCCAACAACGATCCGTCGTTTCACGCGACACTTGAAAACCTGCTTCGAGACTACGTAGGACGCCCGACTCCCCTCTATCATGCCGAAAGGCTGAGCAGGGCAGTTCAGGGCGCAGCAATCTACCTGAAACGCGAAGATCTCTGCCACACCGGAGCCCACAAGATCAACAACGCCCTGGGGCAAGCGCTTCTCGCCCGGCGGATGGGCAAAAAACGGATCATAGCCGAAACCGGTGCCGGTCAGCATGGAGTTGCAACAGCTACGGTATGCGCACTGTTCGATCTTGACTGCATTGTCTATATGGGTGAAGAGGATATCAGGCGTCAGGCTCCCAATGTAGCAAGAATGAAGCTGCTCGGCGCCGAGGTCCGGCCGGTCACCTCCGGTTCCAGAACGCTCAAGGACGCTACCAGCGAGGCCATTCGGGACTGGATGAACAACCCGGAAGAGACTTTTTATATTATCGGTTCCGTCGTTGGCATGCATCCATACCCGATGATCGTGCGTGATTTTCAGGCGGTAATCGGCAAAGAAACCAGAAAACAGATTCTTGAACAGGCAGGCAGACTGCCGGATGTCATTACCGCATGCGTAGGGGGCGGAAGCAATGCCATCGGCATGTTCCATGAATTTCTCGACGATGTCCCGGCTATTGAGCTTGTCGGAGTCGAAGCCGCCGGCGAAGGCCTCGAAGGCCTTCATGCCGCATCACTGACGCTCGGAACCCCTGGTGTTCTGCACGGAGCAATGACCAAGCTGCTGCAAACCGATGACGGCCAGATTCTCGAAGCCCACTCGATATCTGCCGGCCTCGACTATCCCGGCGTAGGGCCCGAACACTGCCACCTGCAGGAAACCGGACTGGTCAGCTACACCTCGGCAACCGACCATGAAGCGCTGCTTGCACTCAAAACCCTTGCTGAAACCGAAGGGATCATCTGCGCCCTTGAATCGGCGCATGCCGTGCACTACGCAATCAAAAAGGCTGCGACCATGAGCCCTGAATCCATTCTCGTCGCGAACCTTTCCGGACGCGGCGACAAGGATATGAAAACCATTATGGACTCCCTCAACCTCTGA
- the cqsA gene encoding alpha-hydroxyketone-type quorum-sensing autoinducer synthase, translating to MFTDDSAFEQPGYGREFSVSVFPDFLEKRLQACHEELFAPRKNKKPLVLGNRMPDAAAIMLQSNDYLNVSNHPVIRRAQLDTLNEISQEPVMSAVFLHENSGKHDFEKRMAAYTGFESAILCQSGWAANAGLMQVIADSTTPVYIDFFTHMSLWEGVKIAGAVPYAFRHNDPSHLERLIREHGQGVVLVDSLYSTTGDISPLTEIVGIANRYGCISVVDESHSLGTHGEHGAGLVNECGLAGQVHFITASLAKAFAGRAGIICCSAKFAKYYPYMAFPAIFSSTLLPFEIAGLSATLEVIEAGDDRRRALYEKSRYFRDRLRELGYNIASQSQIVAIEGGLESNTELLRDALEDRNVFGSVFLAPATPKTRSLMRFSVHSGLAMEDLDYVLQVCEDIRDEIDMWNWKSTKRQKT from the coding sequence ATGTTTACTGATGACTCAGCTTTTGAACAACCCGGTTATGGGAGGGAGTTCTCCGTATCGGTCTTTCCGGATTTTCTTGAAAAACGCCTTCAGGCTTGTCATGAAGAGCTGTTCGCACCAAGAAAAAACAAAAAACCCCTTGTTCTCGGAAATCGTATGCCTGATGCCGCTGCTATCATGCTGCAGAGCAACGACTATCTGAACGTTTCAAACCATCCGGTTATTCGGCGGGCACAACTGGATACCTTGAACGAGATATCTCAGGAACCGGTCATGTCGGCAGTTTTTCTTCATGAAAATAGCGGAAAACACGATTTTGAAAAGCGAATGGCCGCATATACCGGTTTTGAAAGCGCTATTCTCTGTCAGTCCGGGTGGGCAGCCAATGCAGGATTGATGCAGGTCATCGCAGACAGTACAACTCCGGTTTATATCGATTTTTTCACACATATGTCACTCTGGGAGGGTGTCAAGATTGCCGGAGCGGTTCCGTATGCCTTTCGTCATAACGATCCTTCCCATCTTGAACGTCTGATCAGAGAACATGGGCAGGGAGTTGTTCTGGTCGATTCTCTCTACAGTACTACCGGAGATATTTCGCCTCTCACCGAGATTGTCGGGATTGCCAATCGATATGGGTGTATTTCCGTTGTCGATGAATCGCATTCTCTCGGAACGCATGGAGAGCATGGGGCCGGATTGGTCAATGAGTGCGGATTGGCGGGTCAGGTGCATTTCATTACCGCAAGTCTTGCAAAGGCATTTGCCGGACGTGCCGGCATTATCTGTTGCTCCGCAAAATTCGCTAAATATTATCCTTATATGGCCTTTCCCGCGATTTTCAGTTCAACGCTTCTTCCCTTCGAAATTGCAGGACTGAGCGCAACACTTGAAGTCATAGAGGCCGGAGATGATCGCAGACGGGCTCTTTATGAAAAATCACGCTATTTCCGGGACAGGCTCAGGGAGCTTGGATACAACATTGCAAGTCAGTCGCAGATTGTCGCGATCGAAGGCGGTCTTGAATCCAATACGGAGCTTTTACGTGATGCCCTTGAAGATCGAAATGTATTCGGATCGGTTTTTCTTGCGCCGGCTACACCAAAAACCCGTTCCCTGATGCGCTTTTCAGTGCATAGCGGGCTTGCTATGGAAGATCTCGACTATGTCCTCCAGGTTTGTGAAGATATCAGGGACGAGATAGACATGTGGAACTGGAAATCAACAAAACGACAGAAAACATGA
- a CDS encoding response regulator: MQRLKQKAINIVEHAEPNLPIIGLFATVGYPLFYIVWKYLFPQHYENLTLRLIEAVISLPWLFYRYLPKKAKTIFPVYFFISVPVLLPFFFHFMMLRNEWSIAWAMSSMACLFMLILIVYDWIFICIITLSGFVLAYAAVYALDGHVSYTEFHIEYIPTYLFALIGGIVANHRKQIAHQTKISLLQSLSGSIAHEMRNPLSSITNAMSSLQAILPNKPVGKETTGTVDISQSGLISIHDVIEESSATIKRGNKIIDSILASLQGGSVDINNFKRLSAKKIIHTAINSYGYNNLAERKLLIDKTAVTFDFLGDKDLFIYVLFNLIKNALHYKNRPDFKIELTAETGNGFNIIRVKDYGPGVPASKRERIFDRFYTYGKSGGNGLGLSFCRRVIESFGGEITCNSEEDCWTEFLITFPAYESKAVKDIKKEILKNKRILIVDDQFSNRVLLAKYISEWNCSSDQAENGEQALEMLSSNRYDLIFMDFEMPSLNGDCAVQQLRSTHTFDPSLALHYLQAPIIGITALPYHEALSRAGKCGMNDVLSKPVLRPDILQIFERYFFSEKSTITSDQEELLSGSRILLVDDNETSRNFMRLILEHYGCSVGQAENGQIAIEMLEHEDYDLVLMDMEMPVLNGIQAAEAIRNGKYFSRFRNGNRIPIIALTGNTDEKSILRVKDAGMNHHLGKPISRDDLIATIAVWLNNSLMAENGNKTSPIQDYAINKDRFWKSIDKEKILDRSIINSLKEVGGKEMIDNIFPVFISDTKKIVTALATAAEDGNLKRYDQLIHELKGSSGSCGANRLYVLSRYIHEFSSKGKWPDNESWIDILEKTFTETTTAINEMLCAEKP; encoded by the coding sequence ATGCAGAGACTCAAACAAAAAGCTATAAACATCGTCGAACACGCAGAGCCGAACCTGCCCATTATCGGATTGTTCGCTACTGTCGGGTATCCGCTGTTTTATATTGTCTGGAAATACCTGTTCCCGCAGCATTACGAAAACCTCACGCTGCGACTGATCGAAGCCGTAATCAGCCTGCCCTGGCTTTTTTACCGTTACCTGCCCAAAAAGGCCAAAACTATCTTTCCTGTTTATTTTTTCATTTCGGTACCGGTTCTCCTGCCTTTTTTCTTTCATTTCATGATGCTGAGAAACGAATGGTCGATTGCCTGGGCAATGTCCTCGATGGCCTGCCTGTTCATGCTTATCCTGATTGTCTATGACTGGATTTTCATCTGCATCATAACCCTCTCAGGCTTTGTTCTGGCTTACGCTGCAGTTTATGCCCTTGACGGGCACGTAAGTTATACTGAATTTCACATCGAATACATTCCAACCTATCTTTTTGCACTGATCGGAGGCATTGTTGCCAACCACAGGAAACAGATTGCCCACCAGACGAAAATATCACTGCTCCAAAGTCTGAGCGGAAGTATTGCTCATGAAATGAGAAATCCGCTCAGTTCCATAACCAATGCCATGAGCTCGCTCCAGGCAATATTGCCCAATAAACCGGTCGGGAAAGAGACAACAGGCACGGTAGACATCAGCCAATCCGGTCTGATAAGCATTCATGACGTCATTGAAGAAAGTTCTGCAACAATCAAACGAGGCAATAAAATCATTGACTCCATTCTTGCAAGTCTTCAGGGAGGCAGCGTCGACATCAATAATTTCAAACGCTTATCGGCAAAAAAAATCATACATACGGCGATCAACAGCTACGGGTACAACAATCTTGCAGAAAGAAAACTGCTTATCGATAAAACTGCTGTAACCTTCGATTTTCTCGGTGACAAAGATCTTTTTATTTATGTTCTCTTCAATTTGATAAAAAATGCCCTCCATTACAAAAACAGACCTGATTTCAAAATAGAACTGACAGCCGAAACAGGCAACGGGTTCAATATCATTAGGGTAAAAGATTATGGACCGGGAGTTCCGGCATCTAAAAGAGAAAGAATTTTCGACCGTTTCTATACCTACGGGAAAAGCGGAGGGAATGGTCTCGGGCTCTCGTTCTGCAGAAGAGTCATTGAATCGTTCGGAGGAGAAATAACCTGCAATTCCGAAGAAGATTGCTGGACAGAGTTCCTGATTACATTCCCTGCCTATGAGTCAAAAGCCGTAAAAGACATAAAAAAAGAGATTCTGAAAAACAAGCGCATCCTGATAGTCGATGATCAGTTCAGCAACCGCGTACTGCTTGCAAAGTATATTTCAGAATGGAACTGTTCCTCCGACCAGGCAGAAAACGGCGAACAGGCTCTTGAGATGCTCTCAAGCAACCGTTATGACCTGATTTTCATGGATTTCGAAATGCCTTCACTCAATGGCGACTGTGCCGTACAACAGCTCAGATCGACACATACTTTCGATCCTTCACTCGCTCTGCATTATCTTCAGGCTCCGATTATCGGCATAACAGCTCTGCCATATCACGAAGCGCTGAGTCGCGCCGGCAAATGCGGAATGAATGATGTGCTTTCCAAGCCGGTACTGAGACCGGACATCCTGCAAATATTCGAACGATACTTTTTTTCAGAAAAATCCACTATCACTTCGGATCAGGAAGAACTGCTCTCCGGAAGCAGAATCCTGCTTGTCGACGACAATGAAACCAGCCGGAACTTTATGCGCCTGATTCTGGAGCACTACGGATGCTCGGTCGGTCAGGCTGAAAACGGACAGATTGCAATCGAGATGCTTGAGCATGAGGACTATGACCTTGTTCTGATGGATATGGAAATGCCGGTACTGAACGGCATTCAGGCTGCCGAAGCCATCCGGAATGGAAAATATTTCAGCAGGTTCAGAAACGGTAACCGCATACCCATCATCGCACTGACCGGAAATACGGATGAAAAAAGCATACTCAGGGTAAAGGATGCCGGAATGAACCATCACCTCGGAAAACCTATTTCCAGGGATGATCTCATCGCAACCATCGCCGTGTGGCTCAATAACAGCCTTATGGCTGAAAATGGCAACAAGACATCACCGATACAGGATTACGCAATAAACAAAGACCGCTTCTGGAAAAGTATCGATAAGGAAAAAATTCTTGATCGCTCTATTATCAACAGCCTCAAGGAGGTAGGAGGCAAGGAAATGATCGACAACATCTTCCCTGTTTTTATCAGTGACACGAAAAAAATCGTCACCGCTCTGGCAACTGCTGCCGAAGACGGCAACCTCAAGCGCTACGATCAGCTTATCCATGAGCTGAAAGGTTCTTCCGGAAGTTGCGGGGCGAACCGGCTTTATGTCCTCTCCAGGTATATCCATGAGTTTTCAAGCAAGGGGAAATGGCCTGATAACGAGTCATGGATTGACATTCTGGAGAAAACATTTACAGAAACAACTACAGCAATCAACGAGATGCTTTGCGCTGAAAAACCGTGA
- a CDS encoding rhodanese-like domain-containing protein, giving the protein MNQQIAKSDTMNNIKNITPAAAFAMTKKGALFVDVREPREIARKAFDVPDIMLIPLSTFEQRFQEIPVNRNLIIVCNSGNRSLTAGRLLLNRGYRKVVNMQYGIVGWDKEGLPIKRKPQRNLWSLLLQMFRNMS; this is encoded by the coding sequence ATGAACCAACAGATTGCCAAATCGGATACGATGAACAACATTAAAAATATCACCCCTGCCGCAGCCTTTGCAATGACGAAAAAAGGCGCCCTGTTCGTCGATGTCCGGGAACCGCGAGAAATCGCCAGAAAAGCTTTCGATGTTCCCGATATCATGCTGATTCCGCTCAGCACATTCGAACAACGGTTTCAGGAGATCCCTGTTAACCGTAATCTGATTATCGTCTGCAACAGCGGCAATCGCAGTCTGACGGCAGGACGCCTTCTGTTGAATCGGGGATACCGCAAGGTTGTCAATATGCAGTACGGAATTGTCGGTTGGGATAAAGAAGGTCTTCCGATAAAAAGAAAACCTCAACGAAACCTCTGGTCATTGCTCCTGCAGATGTTCCGCAACATGTCCTGA
- a CDS encoding H-NS histone family protein, with translation MAEQFSLIFDGLFVLLYRKMVLIFLLKNIILVCYQYLSIIIMNFMSTITELQEQLVAIQRQIDEQRALGKKQAIGEIKAKMAEFDITVDELESKGSSRGFREKKPSVIKYRKSDAETWVGRGPKPVWVKDVEAAGGKISDYLVQ, from the coding sequence ATGGCTGAACAATTTTCGCTTATATTTGATGGCCTATTTGTTTTGTTATACAGGAAGATGGTTCTGATTTTTTTATTAAAAAATATTATATTGGTTTGTTATCAATATCTCTCAATTATAATTATGAATTTTATGTCGACAATTACAGAACTACAGGAACAGCTTGTTGCAATCCAGAGACAGATTGATGAACAGAGAGCATTAGGAAAAAAACAGGCGATTGGCGAAATAAAAGCTAAAATGGCAGAGTTCGATATTACTGTAGATGAGCTTGAGTCAAAAGGGAGCTCAAGAGGTTTCAGAGAAAAAAAGCCTTCCGTCATCAAATATCGGAAAAGCGATGCAGAAACCTGGGTTGGCAGAGGCCCCAAGCCGGTATGGGTTAAGGATGTAGAGGCTGCTGGCGGAAAAATTTCAGATTATCTGGTACAGTAA